The genomic interval GTGAAGAACTTCGTCAGGTTGATCCTGAGGACGCGGCGGTACAGGCCCCAGCACAGGGCCGCCGCGAGGACGAGACCGATGCCGGCACCGGTCAGGGGGCCTGCGGACTCGCCGGCCGCGCGGGCGGTGGTCCACAGGAACAGGGCCGTCTCCAGGCCCTCCCGGCCCACCGCGAGGAACGAGGTGAGCATCAGCACGCCCGCGCCCATGCCGAGCGCGCCGGTCACCTTCTCCCTGATCTCGCCGGAGAAGGTGCGGGCCGAGCGGCGCATCCAGAACACCATCGCGGTGACGAACGCGACGGCGATCACGCTGAGGACACCGCCGAAGGCTTCCTGGGCCGTGGCGGAGAGGTTCGCCGCGGTGAAGGTGAGGACGGCGCCGAAGCTCAGCGCGAGGGCGATCGCGGCCAGGACGCCCGTCCACACCTGCGGCAGCCGGGACTTGGCGTCGGCGCGGACGAGGGTGGCGACCAGGATCGAGACGATGAGTCCCGCCTCCAGCCCCTCCCTCAGCCCGATCAGAAAGCTCGGAAACGCGTCGTCCCACATGTCGAGCAGCCCTCCCCGGCCGGTACCGGCCCCGTGACGTTGGTTAGCGAAGGCATGCCTTACCGCCGCGGACCATCATGACTACATGCATGTAGTCGGTCAGTCATGAATCGGCAACGACCGGGCAAAAGTGCGGAACTTCTCGTGCGCCACGGTCGTCTACAGTTGAGTAGACCGTCTACAGATTTGTAGTCAGACTGTTTGCGGTCAGACCGTTTGTAGTCAGACCGGCGGAAGGGCGCGCGACGATGACCACACCCCTGGACCTGGCCTCCCAGCTCGCTGTCAACGTGCTGGACGCCAGGTCGCTGCTGGCCGCCTTCGGTGTGCTGGGCGTCGGCGCGGTGATGTTCGCCGAGACGGGGCTGCTGATCGGGTTCTTCCTGCCCGGCGACTCCCTGCTGTTCACGGCGGGCCTGTTGTGCACCGGCGGCGCCGACAGAGCCGTGAAGCTGTCGTTGCCGCCCCTGCTGGTCGCGGCGGCGGTGGGCGCGCTCGCCGGGGCGCAGTGCGGGTATCTGCTCGGCCGGAAGGCGGGCGGCGCGCTGCTCGCCCGCAGCCGCTCGGCCCGCCTGCACGAAGGCGCCCGGCGCGCCGAGGAGTTGCTGGAGCGGTACGGCTACGCGAAGGCGGTCGTACTGGCCCGCTTCGTGCCCGTCGTGCGGACGGTCCTGAACCCGATGGCGGGCGCTCTCGGGGTGCCGGTCCGCACGTTCACCCTGTGGCAGGTGGCCGGCGGTCTGGTGTGGAGCCTGGGGCTGACGCTCGCGGGGTACGCACTGGGTTCCTCGATCCCGAACGTCGACAAGTACCTGCTGCCCATGGTCGCCCTGATCGTGGTCGTGTCGCTGCTCCCCCTCGCCGCCGAGGTGTACCGCGCCCGCAAGGCCACCCGCGCCGCCGAGGCCGGGGAGGTGCGCGGATGATCCTGGTCGCCTTCCAAGGGTCGTCGATCGACGGCGAAGCCTACTCGGATGTGGTCAACTCCGCCCAGCACGCGCCCGGTTGGCTGGACAGCGCGGTCTCGGCGTGGTCGACGTACGGGCTCGTGGTGTTCGCCGTGCTGATGGTCATGGGCTGGTGGCGGGCGCGCCGGGTCGGTGCCGAGGCGGCGGTGACGGCGCTGGCCGTGCCGGTGGTCGTGGTCGCCGCGTACGGCATCGACTCGCTGCTCAAGTCGGCGGTGCGGGAGAGCCGACCCTGCCGGAGCCTGCACGTGGTGACGCTGGAGGCGTGCCCGGCACCGGGCGACTGGTCCTTCCCCAGCAACCACGCGACGATCGCCGCGGCGGCAGCGGTCGCCCTGTTCTTCGTCTCCCGCCGACTCGGAGCGGTCGCCGCCGTGGCCGCGCTCGCGATGGCGGCCTCCCGGGTCTGGGTCGGGGTCCACTATCCGCACGACGTGGTGGCGGGCGTGGTGGTCGGCGCGCTCCTGGCGCTCGGCGCGATGACGCTGCTGAGGCGACGGCCGCAGTCCCTGACCCGGCGGATCACGGCCACCCGGCTGCGACCGCTGCTGGTGTCATGAACCGCAAGGACATCGCCGAACTGGCGGGCAGCGTGGGCCTCGGCGCCTGGACCGCGTTCGGTGTGCTG from Streptomyces sp. NBC_01288 carries:
- a CDS encoding DedA family protein; the encoded protein is MTTPLDLASQLAVNVLDARSLLAAFGVLGVGAVMFAETGLLIGFFLPGDSLLFTAGLLCTGGADRAVKLSLPPLLVAAAVGALAGAQCGYLLGRKAGGALLARSRSARLHEGARRAEELLERYGYAKAVVLARFVPVVRTVLNPMAGALGVPVRTFTLWQVAGGLVWSLGLTLAGYALGSSIPNVDKYLLPMVALIVVVSLLPLAAEVYRARKATRAAEAGEVRG
- a CDS encoding phosphatase PAP2 family protein — its product is MILVAFQGSSIDGEAYSDVVNSAQHAPGWLDSAVSAWSTYGLVVFAVLMVMGWWRARRVGAEAAVTALAVPVVVVAAYGIDSLLKSAVRESRPCRSLHVVTLEACPAPGDWSFPSNHATIAAAAAVALFFVSRRLGAVAAVAALAMAASRVWVGVHYPHDVVAGVVVGALLALGAMTLLRRRPQSLTRRITATRLRPLLVS